In the Pygocentrus nattereri isolate fPygNat1 chromosome 19, fPygNat1.pri, whole genome shotgun sequence genome, one interval contains:
- the LOC119261621 gene encoding macrophage mannose receptor 1-like translates to MFFLFLLSGTFGISSSALQQFYYMNVQKSWFEAQSYCRATYIDLATVGSMEDMNRLKAAVDPVYTDSVKDMSRLMKLLVDVGYSGSLWIGLTQAVQPRWGWSRGDELLSNFSNWDAGRPNGTGKCVFTINGVWRNYDCTVALYFVCYYGGTGGYILVQTFKNWYDAQTYCRTTYTDLASIRSPWEQKQVTSLVTKGVSIWVGLFLDTWQWSDQWSLLFRNWASGQPSSGTGGCSAIVMGDSGKWIADNCNLQHPFICYGEEDRMKKKQIVKVTVSSNGQADLNVPLVKAKLLNKIEEQLKRQGIANETKLSWRSNDKVFILKPKK, encoded by the exons ATGTTTTTCCTATTCCTGCTGTCAG GAACCTTTGGCATCTCCTCCTCTGCTCTTCAGCAGTTCTACTATATGAATGTTCAAAAGAGTTGGTTCGAGGCTCAGAGTTACTGCAGGGCGACTTACATTGATCTGGCTACTGTTGGCAGCATGGAGGACATGAACCGGCTGAAAGCAGCAGTGGATCCTGTATATACAG ACAGTGTTAAAGATATGAGCAGACTGATGAAGCTGCTCGTGGATGTTGGCTACAGTGGTTCTTTATGGATTGGACTAACACAAGCAGTACAACCACGTTGGGGCTGGTCTAGAGGAGATGAGTTACTGTCCAATTTCAGTAACTGGGACGCAGGAAGGCCAAATGGTACTGGAAAATGTGTATTTACCATCAATGGAGTGTGGCGTAATTATGATTGCACAGTAGCTCTGTACTTTGTGTGCTACTATG GGGGCACTGGCGGTTACATCTTGGTACAAACTTTCAAAAACTGGTATGATGCTCAGACTTACTGCAGAACGACCTACACTGACCTGGCCAGCATTCGTTCTCCTTGGGAGCAGAAGCAGGTGACCAGCCTTGTGACTAAAGGGGTCTCTATCTGGGTCGGCTTGTTCTTAGACACCTGGCAATGGTCTGACCAGTGGAGCCTCTTATTTAGAAACTGGGCATCAGGACAGCCAAGCTCGGGTACTGGTGGCTGTTCTGCTATAGTGATGGgtgattctgggaaatggaTTGCTGACAACTGCAATTTGCAGCACCCTTTCATCTGCTATGGAG AGGAGGACAGGATGAAGAAAAAGCAGATAGTGAAAGTGACGGTGTCTTCAAATGGACAAGCAGATCTAAATGTGCCTCTCGTGAAGGCCAAACTATTAAATAAG